A single window of Undibacterium sp. 5I1 DNA harbors:
- a CDS encoding patatin-like phospholipase family protein yields MPTAKKLCLAVVCLISLTSLFSQSALAERLTTTKPLTKTAKICVALSGGGARGFAHVGVLKALEELNVPIDCIAGTSMGAVVGGLYAAGLSATEIEQRLQALKLDDIALDRVQRRMLPEALREEDTQYPLGATLGLSASGVRLPSGAVQATQFLELLQNWTVHIQPDINFDKLPIPFRAVATDLESGKMVVFDKGPLYTAIRASMAAPGVFAPVEVNGRLLTDGGLVRNLPVDIARSMGADIVIAVNIGTPLLPRDKLQSLFNVSQQMINILTEQNVEMQKAGLKDSDILIEPDLGSISFMDFGRSAEASVIGQNAAQAIQEKLLSLSLEPHLYAAKQQTRLRPPLPSIDIAFVDVVTDGAIPEMDIRRQVSIKIGSKYNAEEINRKLAVLNITREFDSINHQLIQRNGEYGVQINANGRNWGPHFLRFGLALSGGFEGAGGFRLQVGHRRPWLTDSGLEWRNDAEFGSLIRIRSELRQPIFEREGSYLSPYIELGQNARNLYNDDVRIAEYNLQKVQLGLDVGIPLGELGTLGEVRFGIAGTRYRVRPKLGGVLVQNSDGSLGSQPLPSANLQQAGFKSSFVIDQLSDSAFPRDGYKLASSLFVGVDKSRSNYQEFTFDSIWAQSIDNQSINLKLSGAGLFQNDTEIRGIGTTLGGFQQLSAYQPDQFAGNYLLYGSVTYLLRAVKFEMAGQNLFLGTSFEAGNVWNSRSEISFPSLRKSASVFVGFNSFMGPIYLGVAVAPAGTRNIFFQLGRQ; encoded by the coding sequence TCAGGCGGAGGCGCACGTGGTTTTGCGCATGTGGGTGTACTTAAAGCGCTGGAAGAACTGAATGTACCGATTGACTGCATAGCCGGTACCAGCATGGGTGCGGTAGTTGGTGGTCTGTATGCAGCAGGACTGTCTGCAACCGAGATCGAACAAAGATTGCAAGCATTAAAGCTAGACGATATTGCGCTGGATCGGGTGCAAAGGCGCATGTTACCAGAAGCCTTGCGTGAAGAAGATACACAATATCCGCTGGGAGCAACACTAGGTTTGAGCGCCAGCGGAGTGCGCTTACCTAGCGGTGCGGTGCAGGCAACCCAATTTTTAGAGTTATTGCAGAACTGGACTGTGCATATTCAGCCTGATATCAACTTTGATAAATTGCCCATCCCATTTCGTGCAGTTGCTACCGATCTTGAATCCGGAAAAATGGTGGTCTTTGACAAAGGTCCACTCTACACCGCGATACGCGCCAGTATGGCCGCACCCGGCGTTTTTGCGCCGGTAGAAGTCAATGGCCGCTTGCTCACTGATGGTGGTCTGGTACGTAATCTACCAGTAGATATCGCCCGTAGTATGGGGGCAGATATCGTCATCGCCGTCAATATTGGTACGCCGTTGCTCCCACGCGATAAATTACAAAGCTTGTTTAATGTCAGTCAGCAGATGATCAATATCTTGACTGAGCAAAATGTAGAAATGCAAAAAGCGGGACTTAAGGACTCTGATATTTTGATCGAACCTGATTTAGGGTCGATCAGTTTTATGGATTTCGGCCGCTCGGCCGAAGCATCCGTGATTGGGCAAAATGCAGCGCAAGCCATCCAAGAAAAATTACTGTCATTAAGTTTAGAACCGCATCTGTATGCGGCTAAACAACAAACACGCTTACGTCCGCCCTTACCTAGTATCGATATCGCTTTTGTCGATGTAGTGACGGACGGTGCGATACCAGAAATGGATATCCGCCGTCAGGTATCTATCAAAATCGGTAGCAAATATAACGCCGAAGAGATCAATCGTAAGTTAGCAGTATTAAATATCACCCGAGAATTTGATAGCATCAACCACCAGCTTATACAACGCAATGGCGAGTACGGCGTGCAGATCAACGCTAACGGCAGAAATTGGGGTCCGCATTTCTTACGTTTTGGGTTAGCGCTATCTGGCGGCTTTGAAGGTGCCGGTGGATTCCGTCTGCAAGTCGGGCATCGCCGCCCTTGGCTGACAGATAGCGGATTAGAGTGGCGCAATGATGCAGAATTTGGCAGTCTTATTCGCATTCGGTCTGAATTGCGCCAACCTATTTTTGAGCGTGAAGGCTCCTACCTGTCGCCATATATTGAACTGGGACAAAATGCCCGCAATCTGTATAACGATGATGTCCGGATTGCTGAATACAATCTGCAAAAAGTTCAGCTCGGCCTGGATGTCGGCATTCCATTAGGTGAGCTCGGCACCTTGGGTGAAGTCCGCTTCGGTATCGCAGGCACCCGCTACCGCGTTCGTCCTAAGCTGGGTGGTGTCTTAGTTCAAAATAGCGATGGCAGCTTGGGGTCTCAGCCCTTACCTAGCGCAAATCTTCAACAAGCGGGCTTCAAAAGCTCGTTTGTGATTGACCAATTAAGTGACTCTGCCTTCCCACGCGATGGTTATAAATTAGCATCTAGCCTGTTTGTCGGCGTAGATAAAAGTCGTAGCAATTATCAGGAGTTTACTTTCGATAGCATCTGGGCACAAAGTATCGACAATCAGAGCATCAACTTAAAGTTAAGCGGTGCAGGTTTATTCCAAAACGACACAGAAATCCGCGGCATTGGCACTACGCTGGGCGGCTTCCAGCAATTATCGGCCTATCAGCCAGATCAGTTTGCAGGCAATTACCTGCTGTATGGCAGTGTGACGTATCTTTTACGCGCCGTAAAATTTGAGATGGCGGGACAGAATTTATTCTTAGGTACCTCTTTTGAGGCAGGTAATGTCTGGAATTCGCGCAGTGAAATATCTTTCCCCTCATTGCGAAAAAGCGCCAGCGTATTTGTTGGATTTAATAGTTTTATGGGGCCGATTTATCTGGGTGTTGCTGTTGCACCTGCGGGTACCAGAAACATCTTTTTCCAACTTGGCAGACAATAA
- a CDS encoding fumarylacetoacetate hydrolase family protein — translation MKLATLKDGSRDGQLLIVSRDLKTAMIADGIAPTLQRALDDWGFIAPQLDEAYERLNAGRAVNTFDFDAANCMAPLPRAFQWADGSSYVNHVELVRKARNADMPDSFWHDPLMYQGGSDDFIGPKDDIEMLSEEWGIDFESEVAVITGDVPMGVKVQHAAEHIRLLMLVNDVSLRNLIPAELAKGFGFFQSKPASSFSPVAVTPDELGDAWKDGKVHLPLRSTLNGTLVGQPNAGVDMVFSFTQLITHLCKTRKARAGTIVGSGTVSNKDASKGYSCIAEKRALEMIAGGQPITPFMQFGDSIKIEMLDKNGKSIFGAIEQSVVEYHR, via the coding sequence ATGAAACTTGCGACCCTTAAAGATGGTTCTCGTGATGGTCAGTTATTGATTGTTTCACGCGATTTAAAAACTGCCATGATTGCCGATGGCATTGCGCCTACCTTGCAACGGGCTTTAGATGACTGGGGTTTTATTGCGCCGCAACTGGACGAGGCCTATGAGCGCTTAAATGCGGGGAGGGCGGTGAATACGTTTGATTTTGATGCCGCTAATTGCATGGCACCGTTGCCACGCGCTTTCCAGTGGGCAGATGGGTCGTCTTATGTTAATCATGTGGAGTTGGTGCGTAAGGCACGTAATGCGGATATGCCAGATAGTTTTTGGCATGACCCTTTAATGTATCAAGGCGGGAGTGATGATTTTATTGGCCCTAAAGACGATATAGAAATGCTGTCAGAAGAGTGGGGCATCGATTTTGAAAGCGAGGTCGCTGTCATCACTGGTGACGTCCCGATGGGCGTCAAGGTGCAGCATGCAGCAGAGCATATCCGCTTGTTAATGCTGGTCAATGATGTCTCATTACGTAATTTGATTCCAGCGGAATTGGCGAAGGGATTTGGATTTTTTCAATCCAAACCTGCCTCAAGTTTTTCACCAGTTGCGGTGACGCCAGATGAATTGGGCGACGCCTGGAAAGACGGCAAAGTGCATTTACCTTTGCGTTCAACCTTAAATGGCACGCTGGTTGGCCAGCCCAATGCGGGTGTTGATATGGTGTTCTCTTTCACCCAATTGATTACGCATTTATGCAAAACGCGCAAGGCACGTGCGGGCACGATCGTTGGCTCCGGTACGGTATCGAATAAAGATGCCAGCAAAGGGTATAGCTGCATTGCCGAAAAACGTGCATTAGAAATGATCGCTGGCGGACAACCGATTACGCCGTTTATGCAATTTGGTGACAGCATTAAAATTGAGATGCTGGATAAAAATGGTAAGTCGATTTTTGGCGCTATTGAGCAGAGTGTGGTCGAATACCATCGCTAA